One Nonomuraea angiospora DNA segment encodes these proteins:
- a CDS encoding ABC transporter permease: MRAITDSATMLRRQVRHIWRSPSLIFTFAAVPVVFLLLFVFVLGGTMGAGIGGDRAAYVGYLAPGIMITTIAGAAQGTAISVATDMTEGIIARFKTMAIARVSVLTGHVLGAMVQTFIAIAAVTLVALLIGFRPSASALDWFGVAGVLAMFTFAITWLSVALALVSKSVTTASNLPMPLMLLPFLGSGFVPTESMPAGLRWFAEHQPFTPVIETLRALLAGRPAGAGFAEAAAWSAGIALAGYLWARRLYNR, from the coding sequence ATGAGAGCGATCACCGACTCGGCGACGATGCTGCGCCGCCAGGTCAGACACATCTGGCGCTCCCCCTCGCTGATCTTCACGTTCGCCGCGGTCCCCGTGGTGTTCCTGCTGCTGTTCGTGTTCGTCCTCGGCGGCACCATGGGCGCGGGCATCGGCGGCGACCGCGCCGCCTATGTCGGCTACCTCGCCCCCGGCATCATGATCACGACGATCGCCGGGGCCGCTCAGGGCACCGCGATCTCGGTGGCCACCGACATGACCGAGGGCATCATCGCCAGGTTCAAGACCATGGCCATCGCCCGGGTCTCGGTGCTCACCGGGCACGTGCTCGGGGCGATGGTGCAGACGTTCATCGCGATCGCGGCGGTGACCCTGGTGGCCCTGCTGATCGGCTTCCGCCCGTCCGCCTCCGCGCTGGACTGGTTCGGCGTGGCCGGGGTGCTGGCCATGTTCACCTTCGCCATCACCTGGTTGTCGGTCGCGCTCGCCCTGGTCTCCAAGAGCGTCACCACGGCCAGCAACCTGCCGATGCCGCTGATGCTGCTGCCGTTCCTCGGCAGCGGTTTCGTACCGACCGAGTCGATGCCGGCCGGGTTGCGCTGGTTCGCGGAGCACCAGCCGTTCACCCCCGTCATCGAGACGCTGCGCGCGCTGCTGGCCGGCCGCCCGGCCGGCGCCGGCTTCGCGGAGGCAGCCGCCTGGAGCGCGGGCATCGCCCTGGCCGGATATCTGTGGGCGCGCCGGCTCTACAACCGATGA
- a CDS encoding ATP-binding cassette domain-containing protein produces the protein MRTIEPAISVTGLRKSYGSHRVLDGIDLTIPQGTIFSLLGPNGAGKTTMVQILSTLIRADAGEIRVAGHDLAREPEKVRAAIGVTGQFSAVDSLLTGEENLRLMADLLHLGRSRGRERARELLERFDLTDAARKPAVTYSGGMRRRLDLAMTVIGTPKLIFLDEPTTGLDPRSRRTMWQIVRDLVEQDGVTVFLTTQYLEEADELADRIALLSQGELVAEGTPAELKRLVPGGHIVVRFADADGYRRAAPHVGATSHNDAALTVQIPDSGGVRTLKKLLEWLDAETIDVAELSVRTPDLDDVFLALTKEPSR, from the coding sequence GTGCGGACCATTGAACCTGCCATCTCGGTGACGGGACTGCGCAAGTCGTACGGCTCGCACCGCGTACTGGACGGCATCGACCTCACCATCCCGCAGGGCACGATCTTCTCCCTGCTCGGCCCCAACGGCGCGGGCAAGACCACCATGGTGCAGATCCTGTCCACCCTGATCAGGGCCGACGCCGGCGAGATCCGGGTGGCTGGGCACGACCTGGCGAGAGAGCCCGAAAAGGTACGGGCCGCGATCGGCGTCACCGGCCAGTTCTCCGCCGTCGACAGCCTCCTCACCGGCGAGGAGAACCTGCGGCTCATGGCCGACCTGCTCCACCTCGGCCGTTCCAGGGGCCGTGAGCGGGCCCGCGAGCTGCTGGAGCGCTTCGACCTCACCGACGCCGCGCGCAAGCCGGCGGTCACCTACTCGGGCGGCATGCGCCGCCGGCTCGACCTCGCCATGACCGTGATCGGCACGCCCAAGCTGATCTTCCTCGACGAGCCGACCACGGGCCTGGACCCGCGCAGCCGCCGCACCATGTGGCAGATCGTCAGGGACCTGGTCGAGCAGGACGGTGTGACCGTCTTCCTGACCACGCAGTACCTGGAGGAGGCCGACGAGCTCGCCGACCGCATCGCCCTGCTCAGCCAGGGCGAGCTGGTGGCCGAGGGCACCCCGGCGGAGCTCAAGCGGCTGGTCCCCGGCGGCCACATCGTGGTGCGCTTCGCCGACGCCGACGGCTATCGCCGGGCCGCCCCGCACGTCGGCGCCACCTCGCACAACGACGCGGCGCTCACCGTCCAGATCCCCGACTCCGGCGGCGTCAGGACGCTGAAGAAGCTCCTGGAGTGGCTGGACGCCGAGACCATCGACGTCGCCGAGCTGTCGGTGCGCACGCCCGACCTGGACGACGTCTTCCTCGCCCTGACCAAGGAGCCCTCCCGATGA